The following are encoded together in the Glycine soja cultivar W05 chromosome 5, ASM419377v2, whole genome shotgun sequence genome:
- the LOC114412864 gene encoding receptor-like kinase TMK4, producing MSLPKTLLSLSLLFAIAITAVTGDDAAVMSNFLISLTPPPSGWSQTTPFCQWKGIQCDSSRHVTSISLASQSLTGTLPSDLNSLSQLRTLSLQDNSLSGTLPSLSNLSFLQTAYLNRNNFTSVPPSAFSSLTSLQTLSLGSNPTLQPWSFPTDLTSSVNLIDLDLATVTLTGPLPDIFDKFTSLQHLRLSYNNLTGNLPASFAVADNIATLWLNNQAAGLSGTLQVLSNMTALKQAWLNKNQFTGSLPDLSQCKALSDLQLRDNQLTGVVPASLTSLPSLKKVSLDNNELQGPVPVFGKGVNFTLDGINSFCLDTPGNCDPRVMVLLRIAEAFGYPIRLAESWKGNDPCDGWNYVVCAAGKIITVNFEKQGLQGTISPAFANLTDLRSLFLNGNNLTGSIPESLTTLSQLQTLDVSDNNLSGLVPKFPPKVKLVTAGNALLGKALSPGGGPNGTTPSGSSTGGSGSESAKGSSLLSPGWIAGIVVIVLFFIAVVLFVSWKCFVNRRQGKFSRVNGRENGKGIFKPDAAHVSNGYGGVPSELQSQSSGDRSDLQALDGPTFSIQVLQQVTNNFSEENILGRGGFGVVYKGQLHDGTKIAVKRMESVAMGNKGLKEFEAEIAVLSKVRHRHLVALLGYCINGIERLLVYEYMPQGTLTQHLFEWQEQGYVPLTWKQRVVIALDVARGVEYLHSLAQQSFIHRDLKPSNILLGDDMRAKVADFGLVKNAPDGKYSVETRLAGTFGYLAPEYAATGRVTTKVDIYAFGIVLMELITGRKALDDTVPDERSHLVTWFRRVLINKENIPKAIDQTLNPDEETMESIYKVAELAGHCTAREPYQRPDMGHAVNVLVPLVEQWKPSSHDEEEDGSGGDLQMSLPQALRRWQANEGTSSIFNDISISQTQSSIPCKPVGFADTFDSMDCR from the exons ATGTCTCTCCCCAAAACCCTACTTTCTCTCTCCCTTCTCTTCGCGATCGCGATCACCGCAGTAACCGGCGATGACGCGGCGGTGATGTCGAATTTTCTCATATCCCTCACTCCACCGCCCTCCGGCTGGTCTCAAACAACCCCATTCTGCCAATGGAAGGGAATCCAATGCGATTCTTCGAGGCACGTGACCAGCATAAGCCTCGCTTCGCAGTCCCTCACCGGAACACTCCCCTCGGATCTCAATTCCCTCTCTCAACTCCGCACTCTCTCTCTCCAAGACAATTCTCTCTCCGGCACCCTCCCTTCCCTCTCCAACCTCTCATTCCTCCAAACCGCGTACTTAAACCGCAACAACTTCACCTCCGTGCCCCCCTCCGCCTTCTCCTCCCTAACCTCCCTCCAAACCCTCAGCCTCGGCTCCAACCCTACCCTCCAACCCTGGTCCTTCCCCACCGACCTCACTTCCTCCGTTAACCTAATCGACCTCGACCTCGCCACCGTAACCCTCACCGGTCCCTTACCAGACATTTTCGACAAATTCACCTCTCTTCAACACCTTCGCCTCTCTTACAACAACCTCACCGGTAATTTACCCGCCTCTTTCGCCGTCGCCGACAATATCGCAACCCTCTGGCTCAACAACCAGGCCGCCGGCTTGTCCGGTACCCTCCAGGTCCTCTCCAACATGACAGCATTAAAGCAGGCCTGGCTCAATAAGAATCAGTTCACTGGTTCCTTACCGGATTTGTCGCAATGCAAGGCTTTGTCTGACTTGCAGCTTAGGGATAACCAGTTAACTGGTGTGGTTCCCGCTTCCTTGACGAGTCTTCCGAGTTTGAAGAAAGTTTCTCTGGATAACAATGAGCTTCAGGGGCCCGTGCCCGTGTTTGGGAAAGGTGTGAATTTTACTCTCGATGGGATTAATAGCTTTTGTCTTGACACTCCTGGGAATTGTGATCCCAGGGTGATGGTTTTGCTGCGGATTGCCGAGGCGTTCGGTTATCCGATTCGGTTGGCGGAATCGTGGAAAGGGAATGATCCTTGTGATGGTTGGAACTATGTTGTGTGTGCTGCCGGGAAGATTATCACTGTCAATTTCGAGAAACAGGGTTTGCAGGGTACCATCTCCCCTGCATTTGCCAATTTGACTGACTTGAGGAGCTTGTTTCTCAATGGGAATAATTTGACTGGTTCTATACCTGAGAGTTTGACTACTTTGTCTCAGCTTCAGACTCTTGATGTGTCTGATAACAACCTCTCTGGATTGGTTCCCAAGTTCCCGCCAAAGGTGAAGTTGGTGACTGCGGGAAATGCTTTGCTTGGGAAAGCTCTTAGTCCTGGAGGTGGaccaaatggaactactccttcaGGGTCTTCGACTGGTGGAAGTGGCAGTGAATCCGCAAAGGGTAGTTCTTTGTTGTCGCCGGGTTGGATTGCTGGTATAGTTGTTATTGTGTTGTTTTTTATTGCAGTGGTGTTGTTTGTGTCTTGGAAGTGTTTTGTCAACAGGCGGCAGGGGAAGTTCAGTAGGGTTAATGGTCGTGAAAATGGGAAAGGAATTTTTAAACCTGATGCTGCCCATGTTTCTAATGGATATGGTGGTGTTCCCAGTGAGTTGCAAAGCCAGAGCAGTGGTGATCGCAGTGACCTTCAGGCTTTAGATGGTCCAACGTTTTCGATCCAAGTTCTTCAACAAGTGACGAATAATTTCAGCGAGGAGAACATTTTAGGCAGGGGAGGGTTTGGAGTAGTTTATAAGGGGCAGTTGCATGATGGAACAAAAATTGCTGTCAAGAGGATGGAATCTGTTGCAATGGGTAACAAAGGACTGAAAGAGTTCGAAGCAGAGATTGCAGTTCTTAGTAAAGTTAGGCATAGACATTTGGTTGCTCTTTTAGGGTATTGCATCAATGGCATTGAAAGGCTTTTGGTCTATGAGTATATGCCTCAAGGTACGTTAACACAGCACCTGTTTGAATGGCAGGAGCAAGGCTATGTTCCTTTGACTTGGAAACAAAGGGTAGTAATAGCTTTGGATGTAGCGCGGGGGGTGGAATACTTGCACAGTTTAGCTCAGCAAAGCTTCATTCATAGAGACTTAAAACCCTCAAACATACTACTAGGTGATGACATGAGAGCAAAGGTTGCTGATTTTGGTTTGGTTAAAAATGCACCAGATGGGAAGTATTCTGTTGAGACACGGTTGGCTGGAACATTTGGATATCTTGCACCTGAGTATGCAG CTACTGGAAGAGTGACAACCAAAGTGGATATTTATGCATTTGGAATAGTTTTGATGGAACTTATCACCGGTAGAAAGGCATTGGATGATACTGTGCCAGATGAAAGGTCTCACTTGGTTACATGGTTCCGTAGGGTACTCATTAACAAGGAAAACATTCCAAAGGCAATTGATCAAACTCTCAATCCTGACGAGGAAACCATGGAGAGCATATATAAAGTGGCTGAGCTGGCAGGCCATTGCACTGCTCGTGAACCATACCAAAGGCCGGATATGGGCCATGCAGTGAACGTCTTGGTTCCTCTTGTGGAGCAATGGAAACCTTCTAGCCACGACGAAGAAGAGGACGGCTCTGGTGGTGACCTGCAAATGAGCCTTCCTCAAGCTCTACGAAGGTGGCAAGCCAATGAAGGCACTTCCTCAATATTTAATGACATTTCCATCTCACAAACCCAATCAAGCATCCCCTGTAAACCTGTTGGATTTGCAGACACCTTTGATTCAATGGATTGCCGGTAG
- the LOC114412862 gene encoding UDP-glycosyltransferase 75C1-like: MNEKKKILSKCEFTAKEPREASSSATMLHHRFLLVIYPGQGQINPALQFAKRLTAMGARVTIPITLDMHRRMTNTTAVPGLSLAPFSDGYDDGFHAIRGTDSDYNLYASELKRRASVFVSNLILSSANEGHPFTCLLYTLLVPWAPQVARGLNLPTAMLWIQPATVLDILYHYFHGYADYINDETKENIVLPGLSFSLSPRDIPSFLLTSKPSLLSFVFPLFEEQIKQLDLEANPKVLVNTFEALEEEALRAVDKLNMIPIGPLIPTAFLGGKDPEDTSFGGDLLQVSNGYVEWLDSKEDKSVVYVSFGSYFELSKRQTEEIARALLGCSFPFLWVIRVKEEEKEEEEEEELCFREELEGKGKLVKWCSQVEVLSHGSVGCFVTHCGWNSTMESLVSGVPMVAFPQWSDQKTNAKLIEDVWKIGVRVENDGDGIVEKEEIRKCVEEVMGSGELRRNAEKWKGLAREAAKEGGPSERNLKAFLDAMAALQF; this comes from the coding sequence GAAGCGACTCACTGCCATGGGTGCACGTGTCACTATTCCCATCACTCTCGACATGCACCGCCGCATGACCAACACAACCGCCGTCCCCGGCCTCTCCCTCGCCCCCTTCTCCGACGGCTACGACGACGGCTTCCACGCCATCCGCGGCACCGACTCCGATTACAACCTCTACGCCTCGGAACTCAAGCGCCGTGCCTCGGTGTTCGTGTCCAACCTCATACTCTCCAGCGCCAACGAGGGCCACCCTTTCACTTGCTTACTCTACACCTTGCTCGTTCCGTGGGCCCCACAGGTGGCGCGTGGACTCAACCTCCCAACAGCTATGCTCTGGATCCAACCCGCCACGGTGCTGGATATCCTCTACCACTACTTTCACGGCTACGCTGATTACATCAACGACGAAACCAAAGAGAACATAGTGCTTCCGGGATTGTCGTTTTCGCTTTCACCCCGTGACATACCATCGTTTTTACTGACGTCGAAACCGAGTTTATTGTCGTTCGTCTTTCCCTTGTTTGAAGAGCAGATCAAACAGCTTGACCTGGAAGCTAACCCTAAGGTGCTGGTGAATACTTTTGAAGCTTTGGAAGAAGAGGCGTTGAGGGCCGTTGATAAGCTCAACATGATCCCCATCGGGCCGTTGATTCCTACTGCGTTCTTGGGTGGGAAGGACCCTGAAGATACTTCCTTTGGTGGTGACTTGTTACAAGTCTCAAATGGTTATGTTGAGTGGCTTGACTCAAAGGAAGACAAGTCTGTGGTTTACGTTTCATTTGGGAGCTACTTTGAGTTGTCTAAGAGACAAACTGAGGAAATTGCACGTGCGTTGTTAGGTTGTAGTTTTCCGTTCTTGTGGGTGATTAGAGtgaaagaggaagagaaggaggaggaggaggaggaggagctgTGTTTTAGAGAGGAATTGGAAGGGAAGGGGAAGTTGGTGAAATGGTGTTCTCAGGTGGAGGTTCTGTCGCATGGTTCCGTGGGTTGTTTTGTGACACACTGTGGTTGGAATTCGACCATGGAAAGCTTAGTTTCGGGGGTGCCCATGGTGGCCTTTCCTCAGTGGTCGGACCAAAAGACAAACGCGAAACTGATAGAAGATGTGTGGAAGATAGGAGTGAGGGTGGAAAATGATGGGGATGGAATagtagaaaaggaagaaattaggAAGTGTGTGGAAGAGGTGATGGGGAGTGGAGAGTTGAGAAGGAACGCAGAGAAATGGAAGGGTTTGGCAAGGGAGGCAGCGAAGGAAGGTGGTCCTTCAGAGAGGAATCTCAAGGCGTTTCTTGATGCCATGGCGGCGTTGCAGTTCTAA